agggtacagaagtatatcttataagatttcaactttatttgtgaggtttatgttatgtgacagtggaaaaatgaaaaatatcagaaaaatccttatctcagctgaatgtgcactaaaacagatacagatagaaaaacacaaccgaacagtgaaatctttgcaaaatcaaacactgaaggtatataactataactcatcagattttaactttttttgtgaggtttatgttatgggatagtagaaaattgaaaaaatcagaaaacagccgtaaccccgctgaatgtgcacaaaaacagacacaaatagaaaaacacatttaaaaacagggaaatcattgcaaaatcaaacactgagggtatataactatatcttataagattttaactttatttgtgaggtttatgttatgggacagtagaaaaatatccgaaaaatccttatctcagctgaatgtccacaaaaacagacacagatagaaaaacacatgcaaacagtgaaatcattgcaaaatcaaacactgagggtacagaagtatatcttatagattttaactttatttgtgaggtttatgttatgggacattagaagaatgaaaaaaaatcagaaaacagccgtatccctgctgaatgtgcacaaaaacagacacaaatagaaaaacacatgcaaacagtgaaatcattgcaaaatcaaacactgaaggtatataactatatctcataagattttaactttatttgtgaggtttatgttatgggacagtagaagaatgaaaaaaaatcagaaaaatccttatctcagctgaatgtgcacaaaaacagatacagatagaaaaacacatgcaaacagtgaaatcattgcaaaatcaaacactgaaggtatataactatatctcataagattttaactttatttgtgaggtttatgttatgggacattagaagaatgaaaaaaaatcagaaaacagccgtatccctgctgaatgtgaacaaaaacagatacaaatagaaaaacacatgcaaacagtgaaatcattgcaaaatcaaacactgaaggtatataactatatctcataagattttaactttatttttgaggtttatgttatgggacagtggaaaaatgaaaaatatcagaaaaatccttatctcagctgaatgtgcacaaaaacagatacagatagaaaaacacatcagaacagtgaaatctttgcaaaatcaaacactgagggtatataactatatcttataagattttaactttatttgtgaggtttatgttatgggacattagaagaatgaaaaaatcagaaaacaaccgtatccttgctgaatgcgcacaaaaacagacacaaatagaaaatgacatccaaacagtgaaatcattgcaaaatcaaatactgaggttatataagtatatcttataagattttgactttacttgtgaggtttatgttatgggacattagaagaatgaaaaaaaatcagaaaacagccgtatccctgctgaatgtgcacaaaaacagacacaaatagaaaaacacatccgaacagtgaaatctttgcaaaatcaaacactgaggggacagaagtatatcttataagatttcaactttatttgtgaggtttatgttatgtgacagtggaaaaatgaaaaatatcagaaaaatccttatctcagctgattgtgcacaaaaacagacacagatagaaaaacacatgcaaacagtgaaatcattgcaaaatcaaacactgagggtacagaagtatatcttataagatgttaactttatttatgaggtttatgttatgggacagtaggaaaatgaaaaatatcagaaaaatccttatctctgctgaatcaaaacactgagggtatataactatatcttatagattttaactttatttgtgaggttttttgttatgggacagtagaaaattgaaaaaaaatgagaaaacagccctatccctgctgaatgtgcacaaaaacagacacaaatagaaaaacacatccaaacggtgaaatcattgcaaaatcaaacactgagtgtacactcaaagaaatgaaacatcagATTTACTTAACTCAGTTATGTCAACCGGTCCCACGAAACACAATTAATTAAATGCGAGAATAACCATGAATGtaattattactatttactTTTATGCATATTTCACTTAATACATCTAAATATATTCTACATCATACAGTTAAGTCACATTTACTTAACACTATAATATTAGATGTACTAAACTCATTAATGATGAAATAATTTAACCCTTTTATGTtggatttaattaatttatcatGTTCAATTTAATTATCACTGTCAAgcttaatttaattgaattgtgtatatttattaaaaatgtaatcctACACAAAAAAGTCCTTTCACCtgcctttattttaaaattaaatttcagACAAGACTGACCACAAATAAACATGGGCTTAAATCAAAAGTGCAGTCTGGTTACATCCCATAAATCATACCCATAAAACAAAATTGAGTTGTACCATTAAACAAATCTattttcgtccacaaaccaaaaaatactCCTCCCGGTCTTTTCAGGTAGGAGGAGACAGCGTATGAACTACAGTACtgttgctgaaaaaaaaacaacaatacaatgGCTCTGGCAAAAGTGAAAGCTACAGTAAAGAAACACTTTGAACGATAAGATAAACACAGCCAATAATAACAtgttctcctctgcatgtagaCTTGGACTCTGCAATATGTCCAGTTATCTGTCTTAGTCAAGCTATGCCTTTGGCTCAATTAAGCTGCACATGTAAACAGTGTGAAACCAAAAATATCCATCCAGGTATTGAATTTAAAGTGAATcacaacaaatgtttttctaactgtaataaaacagtaaacatCAGTGGCCCTTTAAAAGATACACTATTCAATACAAAGCAAaaccaacaataataatcatagtGTCTTCAAGTAAAAATTGAAACTTGGTGCTTGGTCATTATGACATTAAATTCAACGCCTTttggttttgtaaaaaaataaataccaaGCAAGCAGATACCTCCAAGGACAGAACTTTAGCACACCATATGGCAAAAAACAAGGCAGGCCTGAACAGGCTTTAACAGCTGACATTTAACATTGCTGATACAGTACAATATTATCTGCTGTAATAACaccatgtaaaacaaaaagcagtgaACATCACAGATATTGCCTTGTGCAGTGAAGCTACTCGTGCAGTCGGTTTTTCAAGACCTGCACCTTTGCAGACATTCTGTTTCCATCCAAATCCAGCAATACTTTTTGGACAAACTCAAAAGTGTATCTTAAGTCTTTTGGATAGCTTAGATTTAAGCTGTAGATCAGGCCAAGCAGTAGTGCACACCCATTCGCAAAATACCTGAGACCCTGAAGCACTTCAACTCCCTCTATAATGATACCGACATCCTCAGCTTGATCAGTGTCCTCTGCTCCCTCATGCCAAATGACGTAGACTCCCATCATCGTTTCCTCCATATCTTTCTTTGCACCAGGATCAAGATCCTGAATGTGGAAgaatgataaaaagaaaaatgttgaagTTTTGAATGCATATAATCCCAAAAGTGTTGTCTTATGTTTTGTCTACCATTCCAAAACCGAGGCAGCTCATTTGACATGATTcaggacaaaatgtcaaaatcccATTAAAAAATACAGGAATATTTGTTCAgaacaatatttaattatttaaccaTACTGATCTCTGCAGGTAAATTTCACTCTCAAATTTATTAATAAAGTTATGAAAGTTGATTTTGAACATCTGATGTCCTAGCTGATTAGCAAGTTCTTGGAAGGGAAGTGCAAAACTTGTGTTTTCTCCCCCAAAATTTAAATACaacaatgaaatattaaaactgtTCTAATTACAAATAGTAATAATCAAACCAGGTCAAAACAATAAGTCACATGgtcaacaagacaaaaaaagttaaCATTGTCTAAcgcagaaacattaaaatgaatcaataaatatttcagttttgtttaaaACAGTTCTTTGAAATTTACCATGTATTCCTTAATGAGATGTTGTGGATCTTCATTTAGGTACACAGACACTGCTTTGAGCACACAATCTCTCCGTTTCTCAATACTTGGATCCTACAGGAGACAAATAAAAGGTTTTGCACACGATACAGAAAAGTAGGAGAGACTTATACAtacaataaagttaaaatatttaaaatcatataTACCTTGTCCATTGCTGCCAAAATGACCTTAATTTTCTGTCCTGCTGCCCCTCCCTTCTTACGGAAGACCTTCAGTAAGTTGTCAGTATGCCGATCGAGTTGAAACATGAAAGTTGACCGTAGTGGGACAGTGGTGATTCTGGCAAATTCTGCATCAACCTGAAACATAGTAATATACTTTCAAGCTAAAAAGCCACATCTGAATAAAAACCACATGCTACCAAGGGATGGCATGTTCACCATAACAGGGTTAGAACATTTTTACCTCTCTTTCTGAAAACAGAGCAGGCCATCTGCTCCGTAACTCTGTGATGAAGGGCATATCCTGGATAATTTCCTGCCTTCTATAGGCAAATGttctttccattttgtttttaatctgctctTGGTTCTTCTTTTTCACCTCCACTAGAAGTGCTTGTCTTTCAGCCTCAAGACTCTCTTTAGATTCGCCTGCAGGATAACCAGGACAGTAGTTGACTTCGGCTTTCCGAGGCTTTTTCACCTGGTTTGGGCTGTGGTTCAGGGAACCATCCTTTTCTTTCATAGCATTTATGCTCAACTCCGGGCAGCCAATGCCCCTCAGTCTGGTGCGGTAGTTggccattttgtattttaaactgattttcCAACCATAGTACCCAGAAACGGATCCTTGCTCCTTTAAACAAGGATGTTTTGTTATCAAAGCTTGACTCACATCATCAAGGTCTGCACTTGAAGGatacattttgtatttgatAATTTCTGATGCCAAACTTTCAAGGATAGCAGACTTAAGTTTGGTACTTGGACACAGCAGTGTTCCACTGTTGTGAAAGGCCAGGTTGGCCTTCTCCAGCTGAACGTCAACCTCATAATTGAACTGAGGTAGTGGGAAGGTATGAGGCCATGGCTGTGATCTGAGGGAGGACCCCGAAGATGCAGATGCAGAAGATCCAGGGGAGGATAGTATGTCAGTGTCTGATGTTGATGAAAAAGATGATAAAGATGTATTATCAACTCCTTGAGGTGAAGCAGTGGGCTCATGGTGAGGTAGAGACGCATTTGTATCATTTGTTAAGTAAATTATCTTCACTGTGCTCTTGTCTTTGATGTCTGAAGTACATGACAAGTTCACAAACTCATTGTCAAATTCAGTGTCTCTGTACTGAAGTCTAAAGTTTCCTGACAAGCCAAAATGTCTTTTAATCTCTTCTTTAAGGTCTGCCACTGAACCTGGTATTCCAGTTGGAAGAGCCAGTTTGGATGCATCATTTACTCCAAGTACAACTCTTATAGTTGCAGCCATCTTGTATTTAatctgaaaagaaaagcagacaaTTGTTAGAAATTAAAAGGCCAGATTCCAGCCTTTTAAGTTCTCATGAGTGACAGTCATTTCTTATTTAACATATTGATAATGGACAGtaattattttatcatattaaaGAAGTTACCCGTCACATGTACAAATCTCTTTAATGTCACCATTCGTATGGATCCAACATTATAGTCAGCCAAAGGGTATGGGTCAGCAAGCTCCTTCACATCCAGAATCACCAGCTCTCTTGTTGGATGCAACTCATAGGCTCTATAGTGCTCCCTATACCATGAGCACAATTTCCTGATGATGAAACTGACACCATCTTGTAAAATACATGGCTGAATTATTTCTGCAAATTCTGGCAAACCACCACAAGACCCATGCACAACTATCATGCCCTTTTTGTAGTTAAAGCCAATGAAGGTTGCACTATGGACTAAGTTTACAACTGTGATCCCAGGGTATTTCTGGGTGAGAACGTTTGCAATGTCTTCATTGAGAACTTCAATTGGGACCTTTGAGACTTGTGTTACTTCTGGGGAATATTGTTCAATTTCAGGTCTGGCCATATGATAGCCCACCAtcagttggtgtttttttgccaAGGACAATGTAATGTTTCTGAAGTTCTTCGTGTGCCTAACAATCTGCTTAAAAAAGCTATGTTTGGCTTCAAATCGCATCATCCATAATGCTACAAGAGGACCAAAACATTTAATCATCTCTGGATAATGTTCtagaaaatgatgttttggCAACAATTTTTGATCAGGAAAGGCTTCCTggtatttttttctgtgctcTGAAATTTTGCACTCCAAATATGCAATTGTTTCTGCATCTTGAATGGGGGCGACAACTACTTCCACAATATCCTTTAAATCCAAAATTACCTGCCACACAGGTTCATCTGGGGGGACAAGATTCCCAACCATCAAAGGAAGCAATCTGAGAAGACACCAGTTCTCGTGGGCATTTCCCcctattgttttttatttctgtaggTTTGTGTTAACAAATGTGGGCGGTTTGTCTTGTCCCCCCACTTGTATGGAAACAAACGTATTAGATTATTGAATTGGTCAAGAGAAAAGTACTTTTTTGACAGCAGTGCAGTAATGCAGTGCGCTAGTTCAACTGGAACTATGCCCTCAAAAAGATCATGTGCGATGTCTGGGGGATAACCATTAATGACATCAAAGTGCGATAGACTGTCTGTCAACACACAAGCTCTTTTAACACCAAAACAGTTAACCTGCTCTTCCTCAGCTTTTCTGACATGAAgctgatgtttttctttacttctGAGGTGGAAAGCTCCTGATTTCACCTCCTGTGACTGAATGTCATCAATCTGCGCTGTACAAAATCGGCAAAAATACTTGCTGGAAAAACTCTCTAGAAACCCAGCAAGCCCATGAGCAGCAAGGTTATCAGCAATTACACATTGCACTGTACCCTTTATAAATGACCCAAGCTGTGGAATAAACAACCCTTGCTGTTCCAAGATCCTTATATCACACAAAAGGGGCTCAAATATTTTCTTGTACCCAAATGATTTAACATAATCACTTTTGCACAATAATGAAAGATAAATTGAGGACAAGGCTGAACTTGAACCAGGTGGCAAATTACCTAAAGTCcaataaacaacacacagtttGTGCTTCTTCCTCGATGTTCCCAATGGATTACAAACTTCAAAGTCATCTATATACAGGCATACTGAGAGTCTTAGTTGTTCACctgaaaaaaacagattgttCTTGTAGTGTTCACCATCTTTGAAAGACAAATACTGCTGTTGAGTCACAGAAGAGACAGTAAGACTATCAACAACTTTATCGATCACATCATTTCGACTGAGCAGTTGTTGTAGGGACTTGATTAAGGGAACATATTGGAACGTTTTGTTAGGCCTTCCTTCAAGTAAATACTCAACAGGTTCTACAACCTTAAAATGCTCCTTATAAAATTGTTTACGTTTAAAAGCTGAAGCTAGTTGACCATTCTTAGCTATTGCTTTTAACAAGGGATTGTGAGCAGAAATAGCAATGCTCAGCTCATCAATTACTGACTGATCAACATTAAGGTCATGCTTTTTGAAAATATCAATAGCTGTACTTTTTGATATAGGCAATACAGCAgaggttaaaataaaatgcagttcTTCAAGAAACTCATCAACTGCTAAGCTTGGTACATGTGAGTAAATCTCCAATTTCAAAAGAACAGATGCAAATTTCTCAATTATGGTGTTTTGCAGGTTCTCATTTTCAGTGTCAGAATTAATTAAATGGGGAGATGATGAAACAGAGGCAGTTCCTGCAAGATTGCTGAAATGTTCTTCAGATGTGCGGTCCTCACTTATATCACAAATTTTCACTATTTCCTCTTTTAGGTCTTTTACTGTCCAAGTgccatgtttcctgtttttatgagatttaaaGGTAGCATATATATTAGTCTGAAAAGAACAATTCTGAAACATGCAAGGGACAgtctcatatttttttaaatggttgttGGTGTGTGAAAAGTACTCTCTACTCGATGAAAAGGCACTTCCTGGACACAAAATGCACGTAAATGTTACAAGCTCTGCACTCGTTCCAAGTATTTCTTCAACATGACATCTGCTTAAATGAGTTTTCAGAGCATTCCATGTTTTGAATGAACAAGGGCAGTCATAGTatgtgcatggaaatgtgtgtctttgaccaaaatgtccatgttttaatttgtaatgCTTCAGTAATTGGTACCTTGTAGATAGAGTTTCAGCACATTGCTTGCATCTCCACATTCATAacctaaagaaaaaaagacaaagagattATTGGTCATTCATTTGTAAAGTTCTTAAATATGATAAGACCTTATTAGGTTTCTAAGATCTGACATATATCATATGTATGTTGctattaaaatgactgtatccaGGTATTACATTTATTGAGATATTTTTCAGGTACTAAACTCACCACTAATGTTAGGTTGCTGGTCTGGCATCCATCAACAAACATGCTCTGCAAATCTTAATTTCACAGCTGTGCAGTTTTGAAGTTCCATCCTTTTTAAGAATGtagaaaacatacacaaatgcaaatgacaaTAAGGAGAAAAGTTAATGATTAAAAggctatatatgtatacatatacacatatatgtatatacacacacacacacacacacacacacaacctgtttTTGACTTAGAATTGCTTTTTAAAGGATGAgtgtaaaaattaaaacattaaataaaaaaatatttcgattttgaatatttcaatcatagcatatatttaaaaatatatatatatttcttgaTGGGGCTGGGTGAGGAGACAcgagcaggaaaaaacacattgtattttactttactaCATCAAATCAGAGTCCACGCGAAGTAGAAATACTGCGCCGTTGTGTTTACAAAATGTTCAGTGTATTTCCGTACAAGAACCCCAAAAAATCTAGTCCCGCGACTCCAGTTGTGCAGGTACGGGCGGACGTCAGACAAGCACGTGAACCAGAGCACAGCGCGTCCATTCTGCCCAGCAACAGTGAATAATATTTTCTGGTTGGCTGATAGGTCGCCAGTCCAAGAACGCTGTATGCGTGAACTACGCAGAGCAATCTGCCTGTGCATCCTCGATTCATAGATTACTAATTTATGTGAAGTACTTTATCACTTATAAAGAGTGAGAAATGTGTGACGCGAGTACCAATTGGAGGTGCTCAGTCACCCACCCTTCCCCTCCCCACTCGCCATAACGTTTGGAGATTTGCAAAATCAGCAAACCCCGATAGAGTAGATACTACGCAAGATAGTTATCTATAGTTTACGTAACGCGAATACACGACTCTGCTGTAAAGGGAGGAGACATGCAGCGGTATttgcaaaaattaaaaaaaagaaagaaatttgaAGGAGCAACGGTTAAAATTTAGGAATGTAGAGTAACACTACACATGACGCGAAGACACCGTGCCTTTCTATATGGAGAAAGAAATGGCGGTGTGGGAAGTACGCCATGTAAAATGATTTCGCAGTTTGTTATGAAATGTGGGATTCAGCAACAAACTTTCTCTCCCCAACATAATACATATCTACAAATTATGTCCATTTACTGTTAGCCGCCAGTTAACAATAGGTTGAAGTTCCTTACAAATTTACCTACAGCCAATTAAGTACATATTTATCTAAACTCTGAAAGAcaatttttattgcatttaagAGAttgattattataaataaataaaaaatggctAACCAGGTCATTTTATGTGCACAACGTGGAAAGCTAAATGGAGTCAAGCtagcaaaaatatttttgtttttcatcttacCACAACCTATACCATCAATCCAAAATCATAAATACTCATCAACTGGTATAAAACAAGCATATTTTAGTTTGTAATTTTTTGTTTAGTCATTAACTTACCTGAATATTAACGGATGGTCGTGGATTATGAAGAAATCCGAGACATGTGGCAGGACAACAGAGTACAAGTCCAGAAAATGGCGCCTTCAGCCTTGTTCTTACTGAGCATGTGCAAGTACCTGTGGGAAACGCCCCTCTAGGCCTGATGTACATCTTAATTAACTTGCTTACATAAATTATGCTCATTATTGTTTGTTAATTACAACAAACTATAAAGTTAGGTACATGCTATTTGACATTCTTCATTTGAATCCAAAACACAGAATTATTCAATAATTTCAGTTGAAATAACTATTTAATGCAAACAGCACCTGAGTTTCATTTCtttgagtgtacagaagtatatcttataagattttaactttatttgtgaggtttatgttatgggacagtagaaaaatatccgaaaaatccttatctcagctgaatgtgcacaaaaacagatacagatagaaaaacacatgcaaacagtgaaatcattgcaaaatcaaacactgaaggtatataactatatctcataagattttaactttatttgtgaggtttatgttatgggacagtggaaaaatgaaagatatcagaaaaatccttatctcagctgaatgtgcacaaaaacagacacagatagaaaaacacatgcaaacagtgaaatcattgcaaaatcaaacactgaaggtatataactatatctcataagattttaactttatttttgaggtttatgttatgggacagtggaaaaatgaaagatatcagaaaaatccttatctcagctgaatgtgcacaaaaacagacacagatagaaaaacacatgcaaacagtgaaatctttgcaaaatcaaagactgagggtatataactatatcttataagattttaactttatttgtgaggtttatgttatgggacattagaagaatgaaaaaaaaatcagaaaacagccatatccctgctgaatgcacacaaaaacagagacaaatagaaaaacacatccaaacagtgaaatcattgcaaaatcaaacactgagggtatataactatatcttataagattttaactttatttgtgaggtttattttatgggacattagaagaatgaaaaaatcagaaaacaaccgtataaaaacacatccgaacagtgaaatctttgcaaaatcaaacactgaggggacagaagtatatcttataagatttcaactttatttgttaggtttatgttatgtgacagtggaaaaatgaaaaatatcagaaaaatccttatctcagctgattgtgcacaaaaacagatacagatagaaaaacacatgcaaacagtgaaatcattgcaaaattaaacactgaggatatataactatattttataagatttcaactttatttgtgaggtttatgttataggacagtagaaaattgaaaaaatcagaaaacagccgtatccccactgaatgtgcacaaaaacagacacaaatagaaaaacacatttaaaaacagtgaaatcattgcaaaatcaaacactgaggatatataactatattttataagatttcaactttacttgtgaggtttatgttatgggacattagaagaatgaaaaaaaatcagaaaacagccgtatccctgctgaatgtgcacaaaaacagacacaaatagaaaaacacatccgaacagtgaaatctttgcaaaatcaaacactgaggggacagaagtatatcttataagatttcaactttatttgtgaggtttatgttatgtgacagtggaaaaatgaaaaatatcagaaaaatccttatctcagctgaatgtgcacaaaaacagatacagatagaaaaacacatgcaaacagtgaaatcattgcaaaatcaaacactgagggtacagaagtatatcttataagattttaactttatttgtgaggtttatgttatgggacagtggaaaaatgaaaaatatcagaaaaatccttatctcagctgaatgtgcacaaaaacagacacagatagaaaaacacatgcaaacagtgaaatcattgcaaaatcaaacactgaaggtatataactatatctc
This genomic interval from Solea senegalensis isolate Sse05_10M unplaced genomic scaffold, IFAPA_SoseM_1 scf7180000016924, whole genome shotgun sequence contains the following:
- the LOC122763529 gene encoding uncharacterized protein LOC122763529 — its product is MYPSSADLDDVSQALITKHPCLKEQGSVSGYYGWKISLKYKMANYRTRLRGIGCPELSINAMKEKDGSLNHSPNQVKKPRKAEVNYCPGYPAGESKESLEAERQALLVEVKKKNQEQIKNKMERTFAYRRQEIIQDMPFITELRSRWPALFSEREVDAEFARITTVPLRSTFMFQLDRHTDNLLKVFRKKGGAAGQKIKVILAAMDKDPSIEKRRDCVLKAVSVYLNEDPQHLIKEYMDLDPGAKKDMEETMMGVYVIWHEGAEDTDQAEDVGIIIEGVEVLQGLRYFANGCALLLGLIYSLNLSYPKDLRYTFEFVQKVLLDLDGNRMSAKVQVLKNRLHE